The genomic region GTCAGCGCCGATCGCATTGAGCTTGGTGATATCCATATTGGCTCTTTGCTTAGTCACTCGCCCCGCAATGAGGATGGTTCGCCGATCCCTACTGAACTACGATCACTACTCGAGGAATTGTCCAGTGCGGAAATCACGCGGGGAATCGTCATAGGACTCTTCAACTCGCGGGGTGTAGTAAATAGGAGCTTGAGTGAGGGCGGGAGTCAAGAGCTGGCGATTGCAGCCAGTTATCGCGACTACGCAGAAGGTGCTCGTGATTACCCCCGCACTCGAGGCGTATTCGAGAGCGTTGCCGAGAATTATGAATCTTTTGCGCGGAGAGAAGATCTGGCAGCTGAACGGTGGAAGCAGGGTCTGAGTTGAAGGAGCAAGGTTCCGCCAGTACATATGGGGACAAGCCCTATGGAGGAGGCTGGCGTTTCATGAGAAAAGTAATGGTCTGAATATACACAAGCACCCCCGAGCCATACGACTCGAGGGCGCCCGCTTACCTCTGACCACCCCACGGGGCCAGAGAGCTCTAACCGCTCCGCTTAGTAGTGCGTCCCGCCGTCAATCCGAACCTCGGTGCCGGTAACAAACGACGCATCGTCGCTCGCCAGCATTGCGACGACGCTAGCAACAGCCTCCGGCCCCGCGAATCCCTGACCAAGGGCCGGGCTGAGCTTGGCGAAGAGTGCGAAGTTGGCATCCTCGGGGAGTCCGGGGCCCGCGTTTTGCTTGCTCTGGCCGCTGCCGTCGGTCATCCCGGAGCTGATGGACCCTGGCTGGACCGAGTTGAAGCGGATGCCGTCGGTCGAGTATTCGGCGGCGAGGGCGTGGGTCATTGACTGCACGCCGCCCTTGCTTGCGGCGTAGGCCGCCATGTAGGGGTGGGCGAACTGCGCCGAGGTTGAACTGAAGTTGACGACCGCTGGGCCGTTGCCCGTGCGAAGCGCCGGGATGGTTTCGCGAATCATCAGGAACGTGCCTACGAGGTTCACGCGCAGCACCTGTTCAAAGGCGTCAAGCGTGGTGTCGTGGGTGTGGGATGAGCGGAGGATGCCCGCGGCGTTCACCAACGCATCCAGCCCGCCGAGGAAGGCGAGGGCATCCGCAACCCCGGCCTTGACCGAAGCCTCGTCCGAAATGTTGAGGATAACGGTGTGCAGGCGGTCGGCAGCGGCGCCGGCTTTTGCGACGGTGTCGGCGAGTCCGTCAGCGCTCATGTCGGCGGCGACAATGCGGCCTCCTTCGGCGAGCATGCGGAGGGTGGTTGCCTGGCCGATGCCAGAGCCGGCTCCCGTGACTAGCACGCGGCGTCCTTCGTAACGGTTCATGATTGACCTTTCCTAGAAGCTTGTATGACCTCCACCATACGCTTAATGTCAATTTTTGTCATGACGGCACTTTTTGTCTCGAACCCAAAGCGCCGTACACTGGATGCGTGGAGCAGACGCAGCCAACCCTCACCGAGCGACGCCGCGCAGCCACCGAACTCGAAATCGCCACGGCAGCGGCCCACCTCTTCACCGAACACGGCGCCGCAGAAACATCGGCAGAAGACATCGCCGAACGAGCGGGAGTCTCTCTCCGCACGTTCTACCGCTACTTCCCCAATAAACACGAGGCCGTTGCCCCGTTCTTCTCCAGCGGCGCGACCCACTGGCAGCAGGCAATCGCCGAATCCACGCCGGGGATGAGCCCGCTGGAATCCGTTGAGCAGGCCATCCGCAACGAACTCTCCCCCACGAGCCACAACGAGGCAATCGACTTTGCGCGCACCCGAGCCTTGCTGCGGGTGACCCTCGCCGACCCGGAACTACGCCGCGTCTGGATGATCGTGAATCAGGAGTCGGAGGTGGCGTTGCTCCCCGTGATCACGAGCATTACCGCGGATGATTCAGACCCGCTATCGCTCAGGCTGCTCGCGGCCGCGGCGACCGACGCGATTCGCATTGCCCTGGAGAGTTGGGCTCTTCAGGAATCGAGTTCCGCGGCGCCGCCTCTTGAGCTCGCGCTCACAAGCTTTGGCCGGCTGACGGCTGGGATTCCCGAGCTGCACGCGGCGAAATAGACCACGGGCGAGAACTCGCAAATCAGTGGGCAAGAAAAGGGGCCAGCCGATGAGACTGACCCCTGAGATCAACCTATGACCTCAGTCGTTAGCGATTGCAGCCCCCGAAATAACCCCGGCCAACCCCTCAGCCCGACTCCACATCGGCCAGTGCCCGGTCGGGAGGTCAACGAACTCGCGGTTCTCAAGGTTGGCAACTTCCGCGAACATTGGATGGCCGGCATCCACCAGCTCCAGGATCTGCGCGCTCGTGATTGAGCAGCACACGAGCGTTGTTGGAACCCGCAGTCGCGCTTCGTTGCCCAGCTCAACCGGCTGCCGAAGCACCGGTCCGGGTTCAGGAACTGCGCGGGCTCGGAGCCGCTCAAGATCCTGGTTGCTGAGTCCGTCTAGGCTCGACTGCTGCCCAAGCGCGTCAAACGCTGGCAGGGGCAACTCAGCTACTTCCGCTGGCAGGTCGGGGGCAAATGCGCTTCCGGGCGATACCGGCCCGCTGTCGATCCAGACCACGCGCTTGACGAGTTCGGGGTAACGGTCGAGCACAAGGCTCACGGGCGCGTTGGCCCCGCTGTGTGCCGCAATGACCACGGGGCGGGTGGATGCCCCCGCGTCATCCATTGCCTGTTTGATGGCCGCGGCCTGGTCGTCGAGGGTTCGGAGCATCCGCTCGGGGTCGCCCTCGTCGAGGCCGGGAAGGGTGAGTGCCACGGCTTGACGACCGGCGGCCGTCAGGTACTCGGCTACCTCGTCCCAGGCCCATGCGCCCAGCCAGTGGCCAGGGATCAGGATGATGGTTGGTTCGTTCGTGTGTGTTGTCATACTGCGATCGTAAGTTGCCCCTTTGACAACGGTATGTCACTATTTGTGACATGATTTCCGACGAGGTTGAGAAGTGAAGCGCGCAGAGCGGCTGCACGCCCTTTCGGAGATGCTGCGTCGCTCCGGCGCTCGCGGATGCACGGCCGAGCGGCTCGCCCAAGAGTTTGAGGTGTCGGTGCGGACCATCAAGCGAGACCTCACCGCCCTTGAGAACGCTGGGGCCCCGCTCTGGTCGCGGCCCGGGCCCGGTGGTGGGTACGGGCTCGTCGCCAGAGTGAACCTCCCTCCCGTGAGCCTGTCCCCGCCGCAGGCCGTGGCGCTGCTCGCTGCCGTCTCTGCGGCATCCGATGCGCCCTATGCCGACCTGGCGGCGTCCGGGGTTCGCAAGATTCTGGATGTGCTCGACCCCAAGACTCGTGCACAAGCCGACGAGCTCGCGAGCCGCATCTGGGTCAACGCGCCGCCCGCGGCGAGCCGCGTAATCAGGTCGGCCATTGAAGAAGCGATGGCCGAGCAGCGCGTTGTGCGAGTCTGCTACGTCTCCGGTGACGGCGATGCGACAACCCGCGATGTTGAGCCAATCATGTTCGGGTCCACGGATGGTCTCTGGTACCTCATAGGTTGGTGTCGGCTGCGCGGCGGCATCCGTTGGTTCCGGGTGGAGCGAATTGAGCGCGCTAGCGTTACAGCGATTCCGTGCGAGGGGCACGGTATCGAGGAGGTTGGGATGCCGCCGGCGACGGCCCGCTCCGTGCGGAGCCGCGGCGAGTGAGGGTAGCGCTGCCTGCGAGACCGAGGCTGTGAGCGGCCAGGCGATTCAGCCCAGGCGCGCCCTACGATACGAGCGAAACGGGATCGGCCTACTAAACCGCCTCCACACACCTCTCACCAGGAAAAAGAACAGCGTCGCCGAGACCGCGTAGTACAGCAGGCCTCCGATCCAGACAGGAATCGCTTCCCAAGAAACGTATCCAAGCCCCCGAACCACGCTATCCAGGCTGTACCCGTCGAACAGTGCCAGGAATGGCGCCAGAGCGAGGAGTACCGCGCAGATCGCCATCATGGCCGCGAGGTACCAGAACAGAGCAACCGAGTATCGTTCGTCCGTGAGGCTCGGGATGCTGCCGTCGTTGGACACAAACGCATGCGGAATCACGCTGGCAAGCCCGGCCGAGAAGGCGAGCATTGTGGCAGAAACGAGCATCACGTTTCCGTCGTACGCCGTTTGCCCCGTGAGCATTGGCGGGATGGTGAACAACGGGTACAAGCTGGCAAGCAGGACGACCACGCAGAGCACCGAGAGCCCAGCCCAGTTCCTCGGGCCGATACCGAACAGGTCCTCATCCTCATCGATGGCCGACGGTTTCTTGTTTTGAGGCCGGGGCTGCTTTTGGGCATGATTCCGTCGTCGCCTGGCGACATCCTCTGCGGACGCGGCCGGACGCGTTCGCCTGGCCTCCAGCCACGCCAGTTTCGCTCGTTCCCGTGAACGCCGTTCACGAATAGTGCCCACGAACGTCCCAGTTCCAAAGGCGGCGAAGAGGAGGACGAATCCCATTCCGGCCAGAGACGCCCCGTTCGCGCCCCACCAATCAGCTGGTGTGGTGAGCGTTGGCGAATCAAGGAAGGCGGCAATGAGGATGAGGAGCAGCGGAAGGCTGATAAGCGAGACTATGCCCGAAAACCAGAGTGAGTCTTCGCCTTTCTCCTTCCGAGGTATCAGCACCTTCAGCTTTGGAGGCTCGGTCTGCTCGGTTGCGTACGACCATTTGACGCTCCGAGGCACCACCGTGAATCCCGCGCCCACGTCGGATTCGCAGAGTTCACGAAGATCTTCACGGTCGATGGTCGCGGCTACGGCCAGGTCGGGAACGATGCCGGGAGCCCACCCATCCCGAATCTCCACGTTCCAATCGTTCCAGTGGAACGTCGCGTCCTGGTTTGACGAACTCCCGTACTTGTCGGCGCGCTCGAAGTCCTCAGCAAGGTCTTCGAGGTCCTCATAATCGCTGCGGGGACCCCACTCCATTGGCGAGAAATGCAACGTGGAATAGAACACGTAGAAGTCTTCATCTGGCCTTGGCTTGATGAGAATTTGATCTTCGAACGCGTCCATGACGAATGACTTTCTCTACGGTTTCTCGTTGCCGGCAAGCCCCCACGCCCGGTGTGAACACCTCGAATCTTAACACCTTGCGAACGGGGTGCTCTCGAAGGCACCTGGGAGAAAACACACTCGATGATGCAACAGCGAAGAGGCCTTCCGAATCGTCGAATGGCAGCGACCGAAAAGCCTCCTCGTCGAGGCGGTTACCCGTGGACTGCCTCTTGCCGTGCCAGCCACTCCACAATGACCCGGTTCGTTTCCTCGGGCCGCTCCTGCTGAATCCAGTGCCCACTATCGAGGCTGATCTCCTCAACATTCGGAACAAACGCCGCGAGGTTCTCGGCGGGGGCCACGGCATCCCGAGACCCATAGATCATGAGCGCGGGCTGCTGGATGATCGGGTCGGCATCGGCGAGCAGGTGCCAGTTGCGGTTGAGGTTGCGATACCAATTGATGCCGCCGGTGAATCCGGAGTTCTCGAACGCCGCGGTGTAGACCGCCAGGTCGCTGTCGTTCAGCATGGGGTCGCCTGCGGGGGTCTCGGTGCGCGCAATCTCAATCATCACCATCCCTGGCTTGGGCGGCAGGAGCGGTTCGTTCGTGCGATACAGGTTATTCAAGAAGCGGGCAGGATCGGCGTCAAATACGGCATCGGCAACGCCCGGTTGGCGGTTGAAATGCACAAAGTAATAGTCGCTGCCGAGCACC from Lysinibacter cavernae harbors:
- a CDS encoding WYL domain-containing protein; its protein translation is MKRAERLHALSEMLRRSGARGCTAERLAQEFEVSVRTIKRDLTALENAGAPLWSRPGPGGGYGLVARVNLPPVSLSPPQAVALLAAVSAASDAPYADLAASGVRKILDVLDPKTRAQADELASRIWVNAPPAASRVIRSAIEEAMAEQRVVRVCYVSGDGDATTRDVEPIMFGSTDGLWYLIGWCRLRGGIRWFRVERIERASVTAIPCEGHGIEEVGMPPATARSVRSRGE
- a CDS encoding TetR family transcriptional regulator, translated to MEQTQPTLTERRRAATELEIATAAAHLFTEHGAAETSAEDIAERAGVSLRTFYRYFPNKHEAVAPFFSSGATHWQQAIAESTPGMSPLESVEQAIRNELSPTSHNEAIDFARTRALLRVTLADPELRRVWMIVNQESEVALLPVITSITADDSDPLSLRLLAAAATDAIRIALESWALQESSSAAPPLELALTSFGRLTAGIPELHAAK
- a CDS encoding alpha/beta fold hydrolase, translated to MTTHTNEPTIILIPGHWLGAWAWDEVAEYLTAAGRQAVALTLPGLDEGDPERMLRTLDDQAAAIKQAMDDAGASTRPVVIAAHSGANAPVSLVLDRYPELVKRVVWIDSGPVSPGSAFAPDLPAEVAELPLPAFDALGQQSSLDGLSNQDLERLRARAVPEPGPVLRQPVELGNEARLRVPTTLVCCSITSAQILELVDAGHPMFAEVANLENREFVDLPTGHWPMWSRAEGLAGVISGAAIAND
- a CDS encoding SDR family NAD(P)-dependent oxidoreductase; its protein translation is MNRYEGRRVLVTGAGSGIGQATTLRMLAEGGRIVAADMSADGLADTVAKAGAAADRLHTVILNISDEASVKAGVADALAFLGGLDALVNAAGILRSSHTHDTTLDAFEQVLRVNLVGTFLMIRETIPALRTGNGPAVVNFSSTSAQFAHPYMAAYAASKGGVQSMTHALAAEYSTDGIRFNSVQPGSISSGMTDGSGQSKQNAGPGLPEDANFALFAKLSPALGQGFAGPEAVASVVAMLASDDASFVTGTEVRIDGGTHY
- a CDS encoding alpha/beta fold hydrolase translates to MNSNTTQNAFPIPTRIAVNGVELEVFEAGQHNAGNPIVLCHGWPDLAYTWRYQVPALVAAGYHVIAPNQRGFGASSRPTEVDAYDIEQLAGDLVALLDHFGYDDATFIGHDWGAFIVWSLTLLHPERVKRVICLSLPYLARGEMPWLDFMEAVLGSDYYFVHFNRQPGVADAVFDADPARFLNNLYRTNEPLLPPKPGMVMIEIARTETPAGDPMLNDSDLAVYTAAFENSGFTGGINWYRNLNRNWHLLADADPIIQQPALMIYGSRDAVAPAENLAAFVPNVEEISLDSGHWIQQERPEETNRVIVEWLARQEAVHG